From Penaeus monodon isolate SGIC_2016 chromosome 6, NSTDA_Pmon_1, whole genome shotgun sequence, the proteins below share one genomic window:
- the LOC119573929 gene encoding sulfotransferase family cytosolic 1B member 1-like: MKEDLPAVVRKVAKFLGKAVTEEEVERLADHCSFGSMSKNPAANNETFMEAPTEAAKGIKFMRKGVVRRGGETLGRVHIYSASICVSVNLLIYVYLSIYSVRSKIHQTASLTLANLL, translated from the exons GACCTGCCGGCCGTGGTGAGGAAGGTGGCCAAATTCCTGGGGAAGGCGGTGACGGAGGAGGAGGTCGAGAGGCTGGCTGACCACTGCTCCTTCGGCAGCATGAGCAAGAACCCGGCGGCCAACAACGAGACCTTTATGGAGGCGCCGACGGAGGCAGCCAAAGGCATCAAGTTTATGAGGAAGGGAGTGGTAAGGAGGGGGGGCGAAACGCTTGGTCGCGTGCACATTTACTCTGcaagtatatgtgtgtctgttaatctgcttatctatgtctatctgtctatctattc AGTAAGATCTAAAATACACCAAACGGCCTCACTTACCTTGGCCAATCTTTTATAG